In Salarias fasciatus chromosome 2, fSalaFa1.1, whole genome shotgun sequence, one genomic interval encodes:
- the LOC115405051 gene encoding phospholipase A and acyltransferase 4-like, protein MAPTLYNQNPEPGDLIEIFRGPYEHWAVYVGDGYVVHLTAASDVPGSSSKNLSSVPNKNGLVYKEKLQDVVGTNMWRVNNILDNKYRPRPVDDIVKDACALVGIKVTYDVSSSNCEHFATGLLYGKPKSRQSPDWGARCAAAQPSQQKLLYKQPPDVGSGQLADRQSARSEAGSGWPAAAELSVGDFTQEMKQLAGPR, encoded by the exons atggcCCCAACATTG TACAATCAGAATCCAGAGCCTGGGGACCTGATTGAGATCTTTCGCGGCCCCTATGAGCACTGGGCCGTGTATGTTGGTGATGGCTACGTTGTTCACTTGACAGCAGCCT CTGATGTCCCGGGTTCCAGTTCCAAGAATTTGTCGTCTGTTCCGAATAAGAACGGCCTGGTTTAcaaagagaagctgcaggaTGTAGTTGGAACCAACATGTGGAGAGTCAACAACATCCTGGACAATAAATACAGACCCCGGCCGGTGGATGACATTGTGAAAGATGCCTGTGCTCTGGTGGGCATAAAGGTGACGTACGACGTCTCCAGTAGCAACTGTGAACATTTTGCCACTGGGCTGCTCTACGGCAAGCCAAAGTCCCGGCAG TCTCCCGACTGGGGAGCACGgtgcgcggctgcacagcccagccAGCAGAAGCTCCTTTACAAGCAGCCGCCTGACGTGGGGAGCGGCCAGCTGGCAGACCGGCAGTCCGCCCGCTCCGAAGCGGGGAGCGGCTGGCCGGccgcggctgagctgtcggtgggggaCTTCACTCAGGAGATGAAGCAGCTGGCTGGACCCCGGTGA